In the Hyphomonadaceae bacterium BL14 genome, one interval contains:
- the lpdA gene encoding dihydrolipoyl dehydrogenase, whose amino-acid sequence MSKTRFDLIVIGGGPGGYVAAIRASQLGMKTALVEREHMGGICLNWGCIPTKALLRSADVYELFQRADEFGLAADNVRFDLGAVVKRSRLVAKRLSSGVSGLMKKHKVTVFDGEASLQPGEAAPDVVVNGKDGQQHTLSADHVILATGARARTLPKAGLEPDGKLIWTYKEAMVPETMPGSVLVIGSGAIGMEFASFYHTMGAQVTVVEMVDRILPAEDAEISGIAEKTFRKKGMTILTSAQVGGLKMGAKTVTAQVTGKDGKAQSIEAERVILAIGITGNVEGMGLEDLGVTVERGHVAADGYGRTNVKGLYAIGDVAGAPWLAHKASHEGVICVEAIAGLHPHPIDKTNIPGCTYCHPQIASVGLTEARAKEAGHALKIGRFPFVGNGKAIALGEDQGLVKTIFDAKTGELLGAHMIGAEVTELIQGFAVGRTLETTEAELMHTVFPHPTLSEMMHESVLDAYGRALHI is encoded by the coding sequence ATGTCCAAAACGCGCTTTGATCTGATCGTCATTGGCGGCGGTCCGGGCGGCTATGTCGCCGCGATCCGCGCCTCCCAGCTCGGCATGAAGACCGCTCTGGTCGAACGCGAGCATATGGGCGGTATCTGCCTGAACTGGGGGTGCATCCCCACCAAGGCGCTTCTGCGCAGCGCGGATGTGTACGAGCTGTTCCAGCGTGCAGACGAGTTTGGCCTGGCGGCGGACAATGTGCGCTTCGACCTCGGCGCTGTCGTCAAGCGATCACGCCTGGTGGCCAAGCGCCTGTCGTCGGGCGTCTCCGGTCTGATGAAGAAGCACAAGGTGACGGTGTTCGATGGCGAAGCCAGCCTGCAGCCGGGCGAGGCGGCCCCGGATGTGGTGGTGAACGGCAAGGACGGCCAGCAGCACACCTTGTCTGCCGATCACGTGATCCTGGCCACCGGTGCGCGCGCCCGCACCCTGCCCAAGGCGGGGCTGGAGCCGGACGGCAAGCTGATCTGGACCTATAAGGAGGCCATGGTCCCTGAAACCATGCCCGGATCGGTGCTGGTCATCGGGTCAGGCGCTATCGGCATGGAGTTCGCCAGCTTCTACCACACCATGGGTGCGCAGGTGACCGTTGTGGAGATGGTCGACCGCATCCTGCCTGCGGAAGACGCGGAAATCTCTGGCATTGCCGAAAAGACCTTCCGCAAGAAGGGCATGACCATTCTCACGTCGGCGCAGGTCGGCGGCCTCAAAATGGGTGCGAAAACCGTCACGGCTCAGGTCACCGGCAAGGACGGCAAGGCGCAATCCATCGAGGCCGAGCGGGTGATTCTGGCCATCGGTATTACCGGCAATGTGGAAGGCATGGGGCTGGAAGACCTTGGCGTGACGGTGGAGCGCGGGCATGTCGCTGCCGACGGGTACGGGCGCACGAATGTCAAAGGGCTCTATGCCATCGGCGATGTCGCCGGTGCGCCCTGGCTGGCGCACAAGGCGTCCCATGAAGGCGTCATCTGTGTCGAAGCCATTGCCGGGCTTCATCCGCATCCCATCGACAAGACCAATATCCCCGGCTGCACCTACTGCCACCCGCAGATCGCATCGGTGGGTCTGACCGAGGCGCGCGCCAAGGAGGCCGGACACGCACTCAAAATCGGCCGCTTCCCCTTTGTGGGCAATGGCAAGGCGATTGCGCTGGGCGAGGATCAGGGCCTGGTCAAGACGATCTTCGACGCCAAAACCGGTGAATTGCTGGGTGCCCACATGATCGGCGCGGAAGTGACCGAGCTGATCCAGGGGTTCGCGGTGGGCCGCACGCTCGAAACCACCGAGGCCGAGCTGATGCATACGGTGTTCCCGCATCCCACGCTCAGCGAGATGATGCATGAAAGCGTGCTGGACGCCTATGGGCGCGCGCTCCACATCTAG
- a CDS encoding type II toxin-antitoxin system RatA family toxin, giving the protein MSSEHVERLRLRHRPDDLFDLVSDVRAYPRFIPLISAMRVMREDVTAGVGELDAEARVRFRFVRERFTTRVSLKRLERRIDVEYLSGPFDDLANQWRFHALEDGSTLVDFWIRYHFRNPILQVLVDTNRSRAIRYLINAFRTEAETRFETVGARDYALSGALNDFRAAGS; this is encoded by the coding sequence GTGTCCTCTGAGCACGTCGAACGCCTGCGCCTGCGCCACAGGCCCGACGATCTCTTCGATCTGGTCAGCGATGTGCGCGCTTATCCGCGCTTCATCCCCCTGATCAGCGCCATGCGGGTGATGCGGGAGGACGTGACCGCCGGTGTCGGCGAGCTCGACGCCGAGGCGCGGGTGCGCTTCCGCTTTGTGCGTGAGCGCTTCACCACCCGGGTATCGCTCAAGCGCCTCGAGCGCCGGATCGATGTGGAATACCTCTCAGGCCCGTTTGATGATCTGGCCAATCAGTGGCGGTTTCATGCGCTGGAGGACGGATCGACGCTTGTGGATTTCTGGATCCGCTATCATTTCCGCAATCCGATCCTGCAGGTGCTGGTGGACACCAATCGCTCGCGCGCGATCCGCTATCTGATCAATGCGTTCCGCACAGAAGCCGAAACCCGGTTTGAAACCGTCGGCGCGCGCGATTATGCCCTGTCCGGTGCGCTGAACGATTTTCGCGCTGCCGGCAGCTAG
- a CDS encoding DUF502 domain-containing protein — MLRWLRTRFLTGVAVAAPLAITVWLIVTVVSFIDNTIKPLIPAQYNPESYLPFAIPGMGVLIAILALTLLGALAANILGRTVIAIGERLVNGLPFIRNVYGALKQIIETVFQGQQHSFKEVVLVEYPMAGSYAVAFVASEGRGVIRQVVGQGEPVIGVFIPTTPNPTSGFLLFVPRSKAVPLDLTIEEAAKLIISFGIVQPDRLPAGVIPQGHPLAQDAAPGAKS, encoded by the coding sequence GTGCTGCGCTGGCTTCGCACCCGCTTTCTGACCGGCGTCGCCGTGGCCGCGCCGCTGGCGATCACCGTCTGGCTGATCGTCACCGTGGTGAGTTTCATCGACAATACGATCAAGCCGCTTATTCCGGCCCAGTACAATCCGGAAAGCTATCTTCCCTTCGCCATTCCGGGCATGGGCGTGCTGATCGCGATCCTGGCGCTGACCCTTCTGGGCGCACTGGCCGCGAACATTCTGGGCCGTACGGTCATCGCCATTGGCGAGCGTCTGGTCAACGGATTGCCCTTTATCCGCAATGTTTACGGCGCGCTGAAACAGATCATCGAAACAGTGTTTCAGGGTCAGCAGCACTCTTTCAAGGAGGTGGTGCTGGTGGAATACCCCATGGCGGGCAGCTATGCCGTGGCGTTTGTGGCCTCGGAAGGGCGGGGCGTCATCCGCCAGGTGGTGGGCCAGGGCGAACCGGTGATCGGTGTGTTCATCCCAACCACGCCCAACCCGACCTCCGGCTTCCTGCTGTTCGTTCCGCGCTCAAAAGCCGTGCCGCTGGACCTGACCATCGAGGAGGCAGCCAAGCTGATCATCTCGTTCGGGATCGTGCAGCCGGACCGGCTGCCGGCCGGTGTGATCCCGCAAGGTCACCCGCTTGCCCAGGATGCAGCGCCGGGTGCCAAAAGCTGA
- the lipA gene encoding lipoyl synthase: MNLPRARSILRAMTTLIDARTARAQRHPEKQKREDTPVLRKPDWIRVRAPAGAVFAETRKLVKDNNLVTVCEEAGCPNIGECWSQKHATFMIMGDTCTRACSFCNVKTGLPAALDADEPRRVAEATATMGLEHVVITSVDRDDLADGGAQHFAEVIAAIRAATPKTTIEILTPDFLRKAGAAEQVIDARPDVFNHNLETVPRLYLSIRPGARYYHSLRLLERVKERDPSQFTKSGLMVGLGETKEEVMQVMDDMRSAGVDFLTIGQYLQPTRKHAAVERYVTPDEFKGYETIARAKGFLMVSASPLTRSSYHAGEDFQRLRAARAAALASGRAV, from the coding sequence TTGAACCTGCCGCGCGCGAGGTCCATCTTGCGCGCCATGACGACGCTCATCGACGCCCGCACCGCCCGCGCCCAGCGCCATCCGGAAAAGCAGAAGCGTGAAGACACGCCGGTTCTGCGCAAGCCGGACTGGATTCGCGTGCGCGCGCCTGCGGGCGCCGTGTTCGCCGAGACCCGCAAGCTGGTGAAGGACAACAACCTCGTCACCGTGTGCGAGGAGGCGGGCTGCCCGAACATTGGCGAGTGCTGGTCCCAGAAGCATGCCACTTTCATGATCATGGGCGACACGTGCACGCGCGCGTGCAGCTTCTGCAACGTGAAGACCGGCCTGCCGGCCGCGCTGGACGCGGACGAGCCGCGCCGCGTCGCCGAGGCGACTGCCACCATGGGGCTGGAGCATGTGGTGATCACCTCGGTGGACCGCGATGATCTGGCCGATGGCGGCGCGCAGCATTTCGCCGAGGTCATCGCCGCGATCCGCGCCGCGACGCCGAAGACCACAATCGAGATCCTGACCCCGGACTTCCTGCGCAAGGCCGGCGCAGCCGAACAGGTGATTGATGCGCGCCCGGATGTGTTCAACCACAATCTGGAAACCGTGCCGCGGCTCTACCTCTCCATCCGTCCCGGTGCGCGGTATTATCACTCCCTTCGCCTGCTGGAGCGGGTCAAGGAGCGCGATCCTTCCCAGTTCACCAAGTCCGGCCTGATGGTGGGCTTGGGCGAAACGAAGGAAGAGGTCATGCAGGTTATGGACGACATGCGCTCAGCCGGTGTCGATTTCCTGACCATCGGCCAGTACCTGCAGCCGACGCGCAAGCACGCGGCGGTGGAGCGCTATGTGACACCGGACGAGTTCAAGGGCTATGAGACCATCGCGCGTGCCAAGGGCTTCCTGATGGTGTCGGCGTCTCCGCTGACGCGCTCGAGCTATCATGCCGGAGAGGATTTCCAGCGCCTGCGCGCCGCACGCGCGGCGGCGCTGGCCTCGGGGCGCGCGGTCTAG
- a CDS encoding leucyl aminopeptidase family protein — protein MTQILDLFADASATGRLARLVTSHGLADALAGLPDPARAHAVDCGFEAAPGQVVMLPPGSGADALVGAGPGTSPFDPAGAALTLPEGDWRFENMPQGWDPTVFASAFALGGYQFTRYKAPRRAAARLVLPAGADRAEAMRVAQGVMLTRDLINTPAGDMLPSHLEAAVRGLAARFGADVSVISGDDLLVENYPLIHAVGRASTDAPRLIELHWGEDNHPRLALVGKGVCFDSGGLNIKPGDGMLLMKKDMGGAASVMGVASMIMDARLPVRLHVLIPAVENAISGNAFRPGDILRSRQGLTVEIGNTDAEGRLVLADALTRAVEFDPDLVVDMATLTGAARVALGPELAPLYTDDEGVRDAVTAAGRDVDDPVWPMPLWDGYDALLDSSIADLSNTGGKFAGSVTAALFLRRFAREARAWAHFDIFGWNPSARPGRPAGGELLGGRALWHFLKQRYKG, from the coding sequence ATGACGCAGATCCTGGACCTGTTCGCCGACGCCTCTGCCACGGGGCGGCTGGCGCGATTGGTGACATCGCACGGGCTGGCCGACGCGCTGGCCGGCCTGCCGGATCCGGCGCGCGCCCATGCGGTTGATTGCGGATTCGAAGCTGCGCCGGGCCAGGTGGTGATGTTGCCGCCGGGATCGGGTGCCGACGCGCTGGTGGGTGCCGGGCCCGGCACGAGCCCGTTTGACCCGGCGGGCGCGGCGCTGACCCTGCCCGAAGGCGACTGGCGGTTCGAGAATATGCCTCAAGGGTGGGATCCGACCGTGTTCGCATCGGCCTTTGCGCTCGGCGGTTACCAGTTCACCCGCTACAAGGCACCCCGCCGGGCCGCCGCACGGCTGGTCCTGCCGGCGGGTGCGGACCGGGCCGAAGCCATGCGCGTGGCGCAGGGCGTCATGCTCACGCGCGACCTGATCAACACGCCGGCCGGGGACATGCTGCCCAGCCATCTCGAGGCGGCCGTGCGCGGCCTGGCTGCGCGGTTCGGGGCGGACGTGTCGGTCATTTCCGGCGACGATCTGCTGGTGGAAAACTATCCGCTGATCCATGCGGTTGGGCGGGCCTCCACCGATGCGCCACGCCTGATCGAGCTGCACTGGGGCGAGGACAACCACCCCCGACTGGCGCTGGTGGGCAAGGGCGTGTGCTTTGATTCCGGGGGGCTGAATATCAAGCCGGGCGACGGCATGCTGCTGATGAAGAAGGATATGGGGGGCGCAGCCAGCGTGATGGGCGTGGCGTCCATGATCATGGATGCGCGCCTGCCGGTGCGCCTGCACGTGCTGATCCCGGCGGTGGAAAACGCCATCTCCGGCAATGCTTTCCGTCCTGGTGACATTTTGCGTTCGCGTCAGGGTCTGACGGTGGAGATCGGCAATACCGACGCGGAGGGGCGCCTGGTGCTGGCCGACGCGCTGACGCGCGCTGTCGAGTTTGATCCTGATCTGGTGGTGGACATGGCCACGCTTACCGGCGCGGCGCGCGTGGCGCTGGGTCCGGAACTGGCGCCGCTCTACACCGACGATGAGGGCGTGCGCGACGCCGTGACGGCCGCCGGGCGGGACGTGGACGATCCGGTCTGGCCGATGCCGTTGTGGGACGGCTATGACGCCTTGCTCGACAGTTCGATCGCCGACCTCTCCAATACGGGCGGCAAGTTCGCCGGGTCTGTGACGGCGGCCTTGTTCCTGCGCCGCTTCGCCCGCGAGGCGCGCGCCTGGGCGCATTTCGACATTTTCGGATGGAACCCGTCGGCCCGGCCCGGCCGCCCCGCCGGTGGCGAGCTGCTGGGTGGCCGTGCGCTCTGGCATTTCCTGAAACAACGTTACAAGGGTTAG
- a CDS encoding tetratricopeptide repeat protein, translating into MRAPVSAIALVSLVLTGCGATTGGTRLTPQEESLSQQMQARSLAPATADERAAIRNQDLLTQSAFWAEAYQMNPADREAALELATVLRQLGGAGRAAEVARQALALYPDDMALLTQFALAQTASGQGTQAVESFNRVLQSRPNDWRLYNAYGVALEQAGRSERARALFLEALALSPGEPAILTNLAMSHMLAGDPEEAERLLRQAVDHDRAAPETRQNLALALALQGRFAEAESIASSDLPADMVAANMEFVRDLMSSPRTWDRLREADLRGR; encoded by the coding sequence ATGCGCGCGCCCGTATCCGCAATCGCCCTTGTGAGCCTTGTCCTGACCGGCTGCGGTGCCACAACCGGCGGCACCCGCCTGACGCCCCAGGAAGAATCACTTTCACAACAGATGCAGGCGCGCTCACTGGCACCGGCCACCGCCGATGAGCGGGCGGCGATCCGCAATCAGGACCTGCTCACCCAGTCGGCCTTCTGGGCCGAGGCCTATCAGATGAACCCGGCAGACCGCGAAGCGGCGCTGGAGCTGGCCACCGTGCTGCGCCAGCTTGGCGGCGCGGGGCGCGCGGCCGAAGTCGCACGCCAGGCCCTTGCCCTGTATCCCGACGATATGGCCTTGCTCACCCAGTTTGCGCTGGCCCAGACCGCGTCTGGTCAGGGCACACAGGCGGTGGAATCTTTCAATCGCGTGCTGCAATCACGCCCGAATGACTGGCGGCTTTACAATGCTTATGGCGTGGCGCTGGAGCAGGCCGGGCGCAGCGAGCGGGCCAGGGCCCTGTTCCTGGAAGCGCTGGCGCTGAGCCCGGGTGAACCGGCAATCCTGACCAATCTGGCCATGAGCCACATGCTGGCCGGCGATCCCGAAGAGGCCGAGCGCCTGCTGCGCCAGGCGGTTGATCATGACCGTGCCGCGCCGGAAACCCGCCAGAATCTCGCGCTTGCCCTCGCCCTGCAGGGCCGGTTTGCCGAAGCGGAAAGCATCGCCAGCAGCGATCTGCCCGCGGACATGGTCGCGGCAAACATGGAATTTGTGCGCGATCTGATGAGTTCGCCGCGCACCTGGGACCGGCTGCGAGAGGCTGATCTGCGCGGGCGGTAG
- a CDS encoding LL-diaminopimelate aminotransferase: MTASPTDVFYRERRLPPYVFAEVNRMKAASRKAGRDVIDFGMGNPDLPPAQHVIDKLKEVAADPRAHRYSASQGLPSLRRALARYYDRRFNVALNPDTEVCVTLGSKEGLANLAQAITAPGDVILVPDPSYPIHMFGFIIAGAAVRPVGFDNPETFLRDVALACKRSIPAPSALVLNFPSNPTARVVGLDFYEEAVKLARDNNLVIISDLAYADIWFDGGPPPSILQVKGARDVAVEFTSMSKTYSMPGWRIGFAAGSARLVDALKRVKSYLDYGAFTPIQIAAVAALDGPQDGVEAARMTYLKRRDVMVESFGRVGFNIPSPPATMFAWTPIPEPFAHMGSVEFAKRLLEETDVAVAPGLGFGERGDTHVRLALVENEQRIRQAARAMKSFFAKA, translated from the coding sequence ATGACCGCGTCCCCGACTGATGTGTTTTACCGGGAGCGGCGTCTGCCGCCTTATGTGTTTGCGGAAGTGAACCGGATGAAAGCCGCCAGCCGCAAGGCGGGGCGGGACGTCATTGATTTCGGCATGGGCAATCCGGACCTGCCGCCGGCCCAGCACGTCATCGACAAGCTCAAGGAAGTCGCCGCCGATCCACGCGCGCATCGCTATTCGGCGAGCCAGGGCCTGCCCTCGCTGCGGCGGGCGCTGGCGCGCTATTACGACCGCCGGTTCAACGTGGCGCTTAATCCCGATACCGAAGTTTGCGTCACGCTGGGCTCCAAGGAGGGGCTGGCCAATCTGGCGCAGGCGATTACCGCGCCCGGCGATGTGATCCTGGTGCCGGACCCGTCCTATCCCATCCACATGTTCGGCTTCATCATTGCCGGTGCCGCGGTGCGCCCGGTGGGGTTCGACAATCCGGAGACGTTCCTGCGCGATGTGGCGCTGGCGTGCAAACGTTCCATTCCCGCCCCGTCGGCCCTGGTGCTGAACTTTCCGTCCAATCCCACGGCGCGGGTCGTCGGCCTCGACTTCTATGAAGAGGCGGTCAAGCTGGCGCGCGACAATAATCTCGTGATCATATCTGATCTGGCCTATGCCGATATCTGGTTCGATGGCGGGCCGCCGCCCTCCATCCTTCAGGTCAAGGGCGCGCGCGACGTGGCGGTGGAGTTTACCTCCATGTCCAAGACCTATTCCATGCCCGGTTGGCGTATCGGGTTTGCCGCCGGGTCGGCGCGTCTGGTGGACGCGCTCAAGCGGGTGAAGTCTTATCTGGACTACGGTGCCTTCACGCCGATCCAGATTGCCGCTGTGGCAGCGCTGGACGGCCCCCAGGACGGGGTGGAGGCGGCACGCATGACCTATCTCAAACGCCGTGACGTGATGGTGGAGAGCTTTGGCCGGGTCGGTTTCAACATCCCCAGCCCCCCGGCCACCATGTTTGCCTGGACGCCGATCCCGGAGCCCTTCGCCCATATGGGATCGGTGGAGTTTGCCAAGCGCCTGCTGGAAGAGACCGATGTGGCCGTCGCGCCGGGTCTGGGCTTTGGCGAGCGCGGCGACACCCATGTGCGTCTGGCTCTGGTGGAGAACGAGCAGCGTATCCGTCAGGCGGCGCGCGCCATGAAGAGCTTCTTCGCCAAAGCGTAA
- a CDS encoding C40 family peptidase: MTDFQVTAGVAPIRKAPEDDAMQISQLLAGEVFHVEREEAGWGEGVSRLDGYRGWVAMEALSAPVLIPTHTVSVLRTYVFSEPDLKSAPRFLVSMNAKLSAGSRSGKFVEAQRLGWVFESHLAPLGAHETDFAAVAERFVGTPYQWGGKESLGLDCSGLVQTALERCGVLVPRDSGDQEAWAGTHWDEVDIDEELGGLQRGDLMFWPGHVGILTSPDTIIHANAFHMLTVAEPVSRAVMRIAYRHAPVSGVFRARDE, from the coding sequence ATGACGGATTTCCAGGTCACGGCCGGCGTCGCTCCGATCCGCAAGGCGCCCGAAGACGACGCCATGCAGATCAGCCAGCTGCTGGCGGGCGAAGTGTTTCATGTCGAGCGGGAAGAGGCAGGATGGGGTGAGGGCGTCTCGCGCCTCGACGGCTATCGCGGCTGGGTCGCCATGGAGGCCTTGTCCGCGCCGGTGCTGATCCCCACTCACACCGTCTCCGTGCTGCGCACCTATGTCTTCTCAGAGCCCGATCTGAAGTCCGCCCCGCGCTTTCTTGTCTCCATGAACGCCAAGTTATCCGCCGGATCTCGCAGCGGGAAGTTCGTTGAAGCACAACGCCTTGGCTGGGTTTTCGAAAGCCATCTGGCACCGCTGGGTGCCCATGAAACCGACTTTGCCGCAGTGGCCGAGCGCTTTGTCGGCACGCCCTATCAATGGGGTGGCAAGGAGAGTTTGGGGCTGGATTGCTCAGGCCTTGTCCAGACCGCGCTGGAGCGCTGCGGCGTGCTGGTCCCGCGTGATAGCGGCGATCAGGAAGCCTGGGCCGGTACCCACTGGGACGAGGTGGACATCGACGAAGAACTGGGCGGGTTGCAGCGCGGCGATCTGATGTTCTGGCCGGGCCATGTGGGCATTCTCACCTCGCCGGACACGATCATTCACGCCAACGCTTTCCACATGCTGACCGTGGCCGAGCCGGTCTCGCGCGCGGTCATGCGCATCGCCTACCGGCACGCCCCGGTGAGCGGGGTGTTCCGGGCGAGGGATGAGTAG
- a CDS encoding DUF3089 domain-containing protein, with amino-acid sequence MIPAPSIPLLRRWLWRLVLAGAALFVVLTLIAAWIMREQIFQTFLDPGIPFQTYERPPAPDYALAEAWAVRPSAPPEDPDTAAVFFVHPTTYEGGAHWNAPFDRPQEAEVIARSALPNFAAPFLVHDAALYAPHYRQAALYTFLNNREDSVQARQLAFEDVRAAFDAFAREIGPDRPFIIAGAGQGASQALGVLIHQVAPNPELRARLAAAYLMETAVPLDLFAGPLADVPPCHRPEDVRCVIAWAAARSNERGRIEAITQRARAWDASGDLVPVTGRALLCVNPVLWTTAEDYAPARLHRGGAAAEGLDLTDTPSPMAGQTGTRCEDGVLMIDQPRTRALRRAARVGEDRRTPTSNLFYMDIRIDAERRLETLAGLLAEERRWAPPLEDIEEIDVAPVVPMRGG; translated from the coding sequence ATGATCCCGGCCCCTTCCATCCCGCTTCTGCGCCGTTGGCTCTGGCGTCTCGTACTGGCCGGGGCGGCGCTGTTCGTTGTGCTGACCCTGATCGCCGCCTGGATCATGCGCGAGCAGATTTTCCAAACCTTTCTTGATCCGGGCATTCCGTTCCAGACCTATGAGCGCCCACCCGCGCCGGACTACGCCCTGGCCGAGGCTTGGGCGGTTCGACCCTCCGCACCACCCGAGGATCCGGACACAGCGGCGGTGTTCTTCGTGCACCCCACCACCTACGAAGGCGGCGCGCACTGGAATGCGCCTTTCGACCGGCCGCAGGAGGCTGAGGTCATCGCGCGCTCGGCACTGCCAAACTTTGCCGCCCCGTTTCTGGTCCATGACGCCGCGCTTTACGCCCCGCATTACCGCCAGGCGGCGCTGTATACGTTCCTCAACAATCGCGAGGACTCCGTACAGGCGCGCCAGCTGGCGTTCGAGGATGTGCGCGCGGCCTTCGACGCCTTTGCGCGCGAGATCGGGCCCGACCGGCCTTTCATCATTGCGGGCGCCGGACAGGGTGCCAGCCAGGCGCTGGGCGTGCTGATCCATCAGGTGGCACCAAACCCTGAGCTGCGCGCGCGTCTGGCTGCGGCCTACCTCATGGAAACGGCCGTGCCGCTGGACCTGTTCGCCGGACCGCTGGCAGATGTCCCGCCCTGCCACCGGCCCGAGGACGTGCGCTGCGTCATCGCATGGGCCGCCGCGCGGTCCAATGAGCGCGGGCGGATTGAAGCCATCACCCAGCGCGCCCGCGCATGGGACGCCAGTGGCGATCTGGTGCCAGTCACCGGCCGGGCCTTGCTGTGCGTCAATCCTGTGCTTTGGACCACGGCAGAAGATTACGCCCCGGCCCGCCTGCATCGCGGCGGCGCAGCGGCAGAGGGCCTCGACCTGACCGACACCCCCTCACCCATGGCGGGCCAGACCGGCACCCGGTGCGAGGACGGCGTGCTGATGATCGACCAGCCGCGCACCCGGGCCCTGCGCCGGGCGGCGCGGGTCGGTGAGGACCGGCGCACGCCTACCTCCAACCTGTTCTACATGGATATCCGCATCGATGCGGAGCGCCGCCTGGAGACGCTGGCGGGCCTGCTGGCGGAGGAACGCCGATGGGCCCCGCCACTGGAGGACATTGAGGAGATCGACGTGGCCCCGGTTGTGCCGATGCGCGGCGGCTAG